One genomic window of Ornithorhynchus anatinus isolate Pmale09 chromosome 10, mOrnAna1.pri.v4, whole genome shotgun sequence includes the following:
- the LOC103168998 gene encoding keratin, type II cytoskeletal 5-like — protein sequence MLRQSSVSFQSGGRKGFSAASAVTPSASRTSFSSVSVSRSGGGGGGAGFGRASGACGPGFGSRSLYNLGGSKRISISGGGYRSGFGGRAGGGGGYGFGGGSGGGYGFGGGAGSGFALGGGAGGFGGGFGGGFPVCPPGGIQEVTVNQSLLAPLNLQIDPTIQRVRTEEREQIKTLNNKFASFIDKVRFLEQQNKVLDTKWELLQQQGTKTVRQNLEPLFESYISNLRRQLDSILNERGRLDSELRGMQDLVEDFKAKYEDEINKRTTAENEFVMLKKDVDAAYMNKVELEAKVDGLTDEINFLRALYEAELAQMQTSVSDTSVVLSMDNNRSLDLDSIIAEVKAQYEDIANRSRTEAESWYQTKYEELQLTAGRHGDDLRNTKHEISEMNRMIQRLRSEIDNVKKQCANLQAAIADAEQRGELALKDARAKLEELEAALQKAKQDMARQLREYQELMNVKLALDIEIATYRKLLEGEECRLSGEGVNPVNISVVTSSVSSGYGSGGGSGFGLGGGLGGGLGGGSGYSYSSGGGHSLGGGLSVSTGGGGFSAGSGRGLGGGFGGGSGGSSGSSVKFVSTTTSSRKSYKS from the exons ATGCTGCGACAGTCCAGCGTCTCTTTCCAAAGCGGCGGCCGCAAAGGCTTCAGCGCCGCGTCGGCGGTCACTCCGTCGGCCAGCCGGACTAGCTTCAGCTCCGTGTCGGTGtcccggagcggcggcggcggtggcggggcCGGATTCGGCCGGGCCAGCGGGGCCTGCGGGCCCGGCTTCGGCAGCCGCAGCCTCTACAACCTGGGCGGCTCCAAGCGCATCTCCATCAGCGGGGGCGGCTACCGCAGCGGATTCGGCGGCCGAGCGGGCGGAGGCGGAGGTTACGGTTTCGGCGGCGGCTCCGGGGGCGGCTATGGCttcggcggcggcgccgggagcgGATTCGCACTCGGGGGCGGCGCCGGAGGCTTCGGGGGCGGCTTCGGGGGCGGCTTCCCCGTGTGCCCCCCGGGCGGCATCCAGGAGGTGACCGTCAACCAGAGCCTGCTGGCCCCCCTGAACCTGCAGATCGACCCCACCATCCAGCGGGTGCGGACCGAGGAGCGCGAGCAGATCAAGACCCTCAACAACAAGTTCGCCTCCTTCATCGACAAG GTGCGTTTCCTGGAGCAGCAGAACAAGGTACTGGACACCAAATGGGagctgctgcagcagcagggGACCAAGACCGTGAGGCAGAACTTGGAGCCTCTGTTCGAGTCCTACATCAGCAACCTGAGACGCCAGCTGGACTCCATCCTGAACGAGCGCGGCCGGCTGGATTCCGAGCTCCGGGGCATGCAGGACCTGGTGGAGGACTTTAAGGCCAA GTACGAGGACGAGATCAACAAGCGAACTACCGCCGAGAACGAGTTCGTGATGCTCAAGAAG gacgtGGACGCCGCCTACATGAACAAGGTAGAGCTGGAAGCCAAGGTGGACGGCCTGACAGACGAGATCAACTTCCTTCGGGCGCTGTACGAGGCG gaacTGGCCCAGATGCAGACGTCTGTCTCCGACACGTCAGTGGTCCTGTCCATGGACAACAACCGCAGCCTGGACCTGGACAGCATCATCGCCGAGGTCAAAGCCCAGTACGAGGACATTGCCAACCGCAGCCGGACGGAGGCCGAGTCCTGGTACCAGACCAAG TACGAGGAGCTACAGCTGACCGCCGGCCGCCACGGGGATGACCTGCGCAACACCAAGCATGAGATCTCCGAGATGAACCGTATGATCCAGCGGCTCCGGTCCGAGATCGACAACGTCAAGAAGCAG TGCGCCAACCTGCAAGCCGCCATCGCTGACGCGGAGCAGCGCGGTGAACTGGCCCTCAAGGACGCCCGGGCCaagctggaggagctggaggccgCCCTGCAGAAGGCCAAGCAGGACATGGCCCGCCAGCTGCGCGAGTACCAGGAGCTGATGAACGTCAAGCTGGCGCTGGACATCGAGATCGCTACCTACCGCAAGCTTTTGGAGGGCGAGGAGTGCAG GTTGAGCGGAGAGGGCGTCAACCCCGTCAACATCT ctgtGGTCACGTCCAGCGTCTCCAGCGGCTACGGCAGCGGGGGCGGCAGCGGCTTCGGCCTGGGAGGAGGACTGGGCGGCGGACTGGGAGGGGGCAGCGGCTACTCGTACTCCAGCGGCGGTGGTCACAGCCTGGGCGGCGGGCTGAGCGTCTCCACCGGCGGCGGCGGGTTCAGTGCCGGGAGCggccggggcctgggcgggggCTTCGGCGGCGGCAGTGGCGGGAGCAGCGGCTCCAGCGTCAAGTTCGTCTCCACCACCACTTCCAGTCGGAAAAGCTACAAGAGCTAA
- the LOC100092898 gene encoding keratin, type II cytoskeletal 71-like, with amino-acid sequence MSRQFNCKSSKGSFSGRSAILPGGRGASSGSYRAGSKATAAAGVVGGFGSRSLYSLGGTRSISLNVAGGGGGTRSSGYGFGAGAGGCGPGRVRASGFAGSMFGSVALGPACPSSCPPGGIHQVTVNQSLLQPLDVKVDPEIQKVRTQEREQIKVLNNKFASFIDKVRFLEQQNQVLETKWDLLQQLDLSNCKNNLEPIFEGYISNLRRQVEGLNGDRVRLDSELRSVRDLVEDFKKRYEEEINRRTAAENEFVVLKKDVDAAYTNKVELQAKVDSLDGEIKFLKCLHEAEIAQIQSHISDTSVILSMDNNRDLDLDSIIDEVRVQYEDIALKSKAEAEALYQTKFLELQLVAGRHGDDLKHTKNEISELSRLIQRIRSEIENAKKQCANLETAIADAEQRGDCALKDARAKLDDLEGALHSAKEELARLLRDYQELMSVKLALDVEIATYRKLLEGEECRMSGDFPSSVSISVISSTSGPSGSTGYGYRPSAVSGGYAVSSGYAVSGGYAVSGGGSSSSGARAGEARRGSASDFKDALAKGSSLVSPTRKSPR; translated from the exons ATGAGTCGCCAATTCAACTGCAAATCCAGCAAGGGGAGTTTCAGCGGGCGCTCGGCCATCCTGCCCGGGGGAAGGGGGGCCAGCTCAGGCTCGTATAGGGCCGGGTCCAAGGCtacggcggcggcgggggtcgTGGGCGGCTTCGGCAGCCGGAGCCTGTACAGCCTGGGCGGGACCCGCAGCATCTCGCTCAAcgtggccggcggcggcggcggcacccGCAGCTCGGGCTACGGGTTCGGTGCGGGGGCTGGCGGCTGCGGGCCCGGCCGGGTCCGGGCCAGCGGCTTCGCGGGCAGCATGTTCGGCAGCGTGGCCCTGGGACccgcctgcccctcctcctgcccccccgggGGCATCCACCAAGTGACCGTCAACCAGAGCCTCCTGCAGCCGCTGGACGTCAAGGTCGACCCCGAGATCCAGAAGGTGCGGACTCAGGAGCGCGAGCAGATCAAGGTCCTCAACAACAAGTTCGCCTCCTTCATCGACAAG GTGCGGTTCCTGGAGCAGCAGAACCAGGTGCTGGAGACCAAGTGGGACCTGCTGCAGCAGCTCGATCTGAGTAACTGCAAGAACAACCTGGAGCCCATCTTCGAGGGCTACATCAGCAACCTGCGCCGGCAGGTGGAGGGCCTGAACGGAGACCGCGTGCGGCTGGATTCGGAGCTCCGCAGCGTGCGGGATCTGGTGGAGGACTTCAAGAAGAG GTACGAAGAGGAAATAAACAGACGAACAGCTGCTGAGAACGAGTTTGTGGTTCTCAagaag GACGTGGACGCCGCCTACACTAACAAGGTGGAGCTGCAGGCCAAGGTGGACTCACTAGACGGCGAGATCAAGTTCCTCAAGTGTCTGCATGAAGCG GAGATCGCCCAGATCCAGTCCCACATCAGCGATACATCAGTCATCTTGTCCATGGACAACAACCGTGACCTGGACCTGGACAGCATCATCGACGAAGTGCGTGTGCAGTATGAGGACATCGCCCTCAAGAGCAAGGCTGAGGCCGAGGCCCTGTACCAGACCAAG TTTCTAGAGCTGCAGCTGGTAGCCGGCAGGCACGGGGACGACTTGAAACACACCAAGAACGAGATCTCGGAGCTGAGTCGTCTCATCCAGCGGATTCGCTCGGAGATCGAGAATGCCaagaagcag TGTGCCAACCTGGAGACGGCCATCGCCGATGCGGAGCAGCGCGGGGACTGTGCCCTGAAGGATGCCCGGGCCAAGCTGGACGATTTGGAGGGCGCCCTGCACAGCGCCAAGGAAGAGCTGGCTCGGCTGCTACGCGATTACCAGGAGCTGATGAGCGTTAAGCTGGCGCTGGACGTGGAGATCGCCACCTACCGGAAGTTGCTGGAAGGAGAGGAGtgcag GATGTCTGGAGATTTTCCATCCTCCGTGAGCATCT cCGTCATCAGCAGCACCAGTGGCCCCAGCGGGTCCACTGGCTACGGCTACCGACCCAGTGCCGTTAGTGGCGGTTATGCGGTCAGCAGCGGCTATGCGGTCAGCGGTGGCTATGCGGTCAGCGGCGGGGGCAGCAGCTCCAGTGGAGCTCGAGCGGGAGAGGCCCGGAGGGGCAGCGCTAGCGACTTCAAGGATGCCCTGGCCAAGGGGTCCTCGCTTGTCTCGCCCACCCGGAAATCTCCGCGATAA